GTGGATGACAACCAGGTGGTGAAGGCCGGCCAGCCGCTGGCCACCATCGATGACAGAGATCTGGTCACCGCCCTGGCGCAGGCCCGCGCCGCCCGCCAGACGGCGGAGGCCAAGGTGGTCAACATCGTCAGCCAGATCACCATGCAGCAGGCGCTGATCGACCAGGCCGGTGCCCGCCGCGTCTCGGCCAAGGCGGCGGCGGCCTTCGCCGCCCAGGACAATGACCGTTTCAGCCAGCTGGTCATCACCGGCGCCGGCAGCGCCCAGAAGGCGCAGCAGGCGGCATCGGTGCACCGCCAGGCCGATGCCGACGTCAGCAATGCGGAAGCCGCCTTGGTCGCCACCCGCCAGCAGGTCGCCGTGCTGGAAACCCAGCGCGCCACGGCGCTGACGGAGGTGGAACAGGCCAAGGCCGCGGAACACCAGGCCGAACTGAACCTGGGCTACGCCACCATCACCGCCCCGGTGGACGGGGTGGTGGGCGCCCGCTCCGTCCGGGTCGGCCGCTACGTCCAGGCGGGCACGCAGCTGATGGCGGTGGTGCCGCTGAAACAGGTCTACGTCGTCGCCAACCTGAAGGAAACGCAGCTGACCAACGTGAAGCCCGGCCAGTCGGTGGACATCGCCGTCGACACCTACCCCGGCGCGGTCGTCCACGGCCGGGTGGACAGCATCTCCCCCGCCAGCGGGCTGAAGTTCGCGCTGTTGCCGGCCGACAACGCCACCGGCAACTTCACCAAGATCGTCCAGCGCGTGCCGGTGAAGATCGTGCTGGACGCCGATGCCGCCGCCGGCAAGGGCGCGGTGCAACTGCGCCCCGGCATGTCGGTCGAACCCAGCATCAACACCAAGGACGCGGCGAACTGAACGGTTCGCGCGCGGGATCGGGAGTAAGGGTCATGGCAAACGCGGTGCCCAATACAGCGCCCGGCGCGGAAGCGCCCATCGGCTTCAGGACATGGGCGGCGGTGGTGGGGTCGATGATCGGCGCCTTCATGGCGGTGCTGAACATCCAGATCACCAACGCCTCGCTGCCCGACATTCAGGGCGCCATCGGCGCCGGCATCGATGACGGCGGCTGGATCTCGACATCATACCTGGTGGCGGAGATCGTGGTCATCCCGCTGACCGGTTTCCTGGTGCCGGTGTTCTCGCTGCGCCGCTACCTGCTGACCAACACGGTGTTGTTCCTGGTGCTGTCGGTCGCCTGCGCCTTCGCCGGCAATCTGCAGCAGATGATCGTGCTGCGGG
The sequence above is drawn from the Azospirillaceae bacterium genome and encodes:
- a CDS encoding HlyD family secretion protein, translated to MANITDTAAGIPSASNPAATSKVGGIVKRVLLAGAGLAALAYAAHAGVDYWTTGRFLVETDDAYVDADASTIAPHVSGYIARVLVDDNQVVKAGQPLATIDDRDLVTALAQARAARQTAEAKVVNIVSQITMQQALIDQAGARRVSAKAAAAFAAQDNDRFSQLVITGAGSAQKAQQAASVHRQADADVSNAEAALVATRQQVAVLETQRATALTEVEQAKAAEHQAELNLGYATITAPVDGVVGARSVRVGRYVQAGTQLMAVVPLKQVYVVANLKETQLTNVKPGQSVDIAVDTYPGAVVHGRVDSISPASGLKFALLPADNATGNFTKIVQRVPVKIVLDADAAAGKGAVQLRPGMSVEPSINTKDAAN